A window of the Microvirga terrae genome harbors these coding sequences:
- a CDS encoding ABC transporter ATP-binding protein has product MKPDVPSSGPPLVELQGISKRYGDLLANDGIDLAIEPGEIHALLGENGAGKSTLVKILYGVIEPSAGEIRWEGRPVSIGSPVEARNLGLGMVFQHFSLFDELTVAENIAVALSGGWSLSTVRSKLGEISRTYGLALDADRAVWTLSAGERQRIEIVRCLLQNPRLLILDEPTSVLTPQEAEHLFTTLDRLSAEGCSILYISHKLEEVRRLCRRATILRAGRVVATIDPRAKSAREIAALMVGNEVGEVRTDAPHQVQGEVLRVSRLSIPPAGLHGQALRDIDLVARAGEVVGIAGVAGNGQSELFAALSGERPAERADAVVIAGRSCGTMGIDARRRLGAAFVPEERLGHAAAPTHRLSENTLISHAASEVSRSGFILVNAARRLARSIIQSFDVRTPEGDPQARKLSGGNLQKFVIGREIIRRPKLIIVDQPTWGVDAGAARLIRQALVDLARAGSAVVVVSQDLDELFEVADRMAVIHQGQLSPLRPVGEWTREAIGLEMLGVAQGQGGVHAL; this is encoded by the coding sequence GTGAAGCCAGACGTACCATCATCCGGGCCGCCCCTCGTCGAGCTTCAAGGCATCAGCAAGCGCTACGGCGACCTTCTCGCCAACGACGGGATCGATCTGGCGATCGAGCCGGGCGAGATCCACGCGCTCCTGGGCGAGAACGGGGCCGGCAAGTCGACCCTGGTCAAGATCCTCTATGGGGTCATCGAGCCCAGCGCGGGCGAGATCCGGTGGGAGGGACGCCCGGTGTCGATCGGATCGCCGGTCGAGGCGCGCAATCTCGGCCTCGGCATGGTGTTCCAGCATTTCTCGCTCTTCGACGAGTTGACGGTCGCGGAGAACATCGCCGTGGCCTTGTCGGGCGGGTGGAGCCTGTCCACGGTCCGCAGCAAGCTCGGGGAGATCAGCCGGACGTACGGCCTCGCGCTCGATGCCGACCGGGCGGTCTGGACCCTGTCCGCGGGCGAGCGCCAGCGCATCGAGATCGTCCGCTGCCTGCTCCAGAATCCCAGGCTGCTGATCCTGGACGAGCCGACCTCGGTGCTGACGCCCCAGGAGGCCGAGCACCTCTTCACCACCCTGGACCGGCTTTCGGCCGAGGGCTGCTCCATCCTGTACATCTCGCATAAGCTCGAGGAAGTGCGCCGCCTCTGCCGCCGCGCCACGATTCTCAGGGCCGGCCGGGTGGTCGCGACAATCGACCCGCGGGCGAAGAGCGCCCGCGAGATCGCAGCCCTCATGGTCGGCAACGAGGTCGGCGAGGTCCGGACCGACGCGCCGCATCAGGTCCAGGGCGAGGTGCTCAGGGTCTCTCGCCTGTCGATCCCGCCGGCCGGGCTGCACGGGCAAGCCCTGCGCGACATCGACCTCGTGGCCCGCGCCGGCGAGGTGGTGGGCATCGCGGGCGTCGCGGGCAACGGGCAGAGCGAATTGTTCGCCGCCCTGTCGGGCGAGCGCCCGGCGGAGCGCGCGGACGCCGTGGTCATCGCCGGCCGGTCGTGCGGGACGATGGGCATCGATGCCCGCCGCCGGCTCGGCGCCGCCTTCGTGCCGGAGGAGCGCCTGGGCCATGCGGCCGCGCCGACCCATCGCCTGAGCGAGAACACCCTGATCTCGCACGCGGCCTCCGAAGTGAGCCGCTCGGGATTCATTCTCGTCAACGCCGCCCGGCGGCTCGCCCGCTCGATCATCCAGAGCTTCGACGTGCGCACCCCCGAGGGCGATCCGCAGGCGCGCAAGCTCTCCGGCGGCAACCTGCAGAAATTCGTCATCGGCCGCGAGATCATCCGCAGACCCAAGCTCATCATCGTCGACCAGCCGACCTGGGGTGTGGACGCGGGGGCCGCGCGGCTCATCCGCCAGGCGCTCGTCGATCTCGCCCGCGCGGGCAGTGCGGTCGTCGTCGTCAGCCAGGATCTCGACGAGTTGTTCGAGGTGGCGGACCGGATGGCCGTGATCCATCAGGGCCAGTTGAGCCCGCTCAGACCGGTCGGCGAATGGACCAGGGAAGCGATCGGACTCGAAATGCTGGGCGTTGCACAGGGCCAAGGGGGCGTTCATGCGCTTTGA